A region of Streptomyces paludis DNA encodes the following proteins:
- a CDS encoding SDR family NAD(P)-dependent oxidoreductase → MTSIAIVGAGPQLGLAIARAFGSHGFDVALISRSRDKLDTLVSELAADGITAAAFPADVLDRAGLTQALKDAAAKFGGIDVLEYSPVGTFGIATLTPPAQTEPTHVEFEMNFQLYGAIAATKAVLPAMREAGAGTLLYTTGAGSIWPDPRVANVNAAAAALRNWAMNLHKELADDGSGIQAAHVGIDSSIGVSVLPGVEAAKPEQISPLYWDLHTTKRNEAELVFRLDADGFPR, encoded by the coding sequence GTGACCAGCATCGCCATCGTCGGAGCCGGCCCCCAGCTGGGCCTGGCCATCGCCCGCGCCTTCGGCTCCCACGGCTTCGACGTCGCCTTGATCTCCCGCAGCCGCGACAAGCTCGACACTCTCGTCAGCGAGCTCGCCGCCGACGGCATCACCGCTGCCGCGTTCCCCGCGGACGTGCTCGACCGCGCCGGGCTCACCCAGGCACTCAAGGACGCCGCCGCCAAATTCGGCGGCATCGACGTCCTGGAGTACTCCCCGGTGGGCACGTTCGGCATCGCCACGCTGACCCCTCCGGCCCAGACCGAGCCGACGCATGTGGAGTTCGAGATGAACTTCCAGCTCTACGGCGCCATCGCCGCCACCAAGGCAGTGCTGCCGGCGATGCGCGAGGCAGGCGCCGGCACTCTGCTGTACACCACCGGCGCCGGCTCGATCTGGCCCGATCCGCGGGTCGCCAACGTCAACGCCGCCGCTGCGGCGCTGCGCAACTGGGCGATGAACCTGCACAAGGAGCTGGCCGACGACGGCAGTGGGATCCAGGCCGCCCACGTCGGCATCGACTCCTCCATCGGCGTCTCCGTCCTGCCCGGGGTCGAGGCGGCCAAGCCCGAGCAGATCTCTCCCCTCTACTGGGACCTGCACACCACCAAGCGCAATGAGGCAGAGCTCGTCTTCCGCCTCGATGCCGACGGCTTCCCCCGCTGA
- a CDS encoding dihydrodipicolinate synthase family protein yields the protein MVTRDIITAVPVAFRDDGSLDLAGSRAILRHVAASGNEGAFVVGTTGEFPALSHSERGELVAASVEELSPHMRVVVHVGAASLFEVLALLDQARRAGATEVAVITPYYLPATDTALLDFYRRIAESATGLDVYVYVYRRRTGNFVTPSLMTKLAALPNIVGAKVSEEPLEQIAEYRSVVPSDFVLYTGADRQLGSAAGFGAQGVVSGVSSVLPKPFRALVAALASGDPAATAAAQAAVDDAVDAVAGDMGRMKAVYSLLGVPAGTTRMAMEPPSKEVLARLAQVVERYA from the coding sequence ATGGTCACCAGAGACATCATCACCGCCGTACCCGTGGCCTTCCGGGACGACGGCAGCCTCGACCTCGCCGGCTCACGCGCGATCCTCCGCCACGTCGCCGCGTCCGGGAACGAAGGCGCTTTCGTGGTCGGGACGACGGGCGAGTTCCCGGCGCTGTCCCACTCCGAACGCGGCGAACTGGTGGCCGCGAGCGTCGAGGAACTCTCCCCCCACATGCGCGTCGTCGTCCACGTCGGCGCCGCCAGCCTCTTCGAGGTCCTGGCCCTGCTCGACCAGGCACGCCGGGCCGGCGCGACCGAGGTGGCGGTGATCACGCCCTACTACCTGCCGGCCACCGACACCGCGCTGCTCGACTTCTACCGCCGGATTGCCGAGTCGGCGACAGGTCTCGACGTGTACGTCTACGTCTACCGCCGGCGGACGGGCAACTTCGTCACGCCGTCCCTGATGACGAAGCTCGCGGCGCTGCCCAACATCGTCGGCGCCAAGGTCAGCGAGGAGCCCCTGGAGCAGATCGCGGAGTACCGGTCGGTCGTACCGTCCGACTTCGTGCTCTACACCGGCGCCGACCGACAGCTCGGGAGCGCCGCCGGCTTCGGGGCTCAAGGTGTGGTCTCGGGCGTCAGCTCCGTGCTGCCCAAGCCTTTCCGCGCACTCGTCGCGGCGCTCGCGTCGGGCGACCCGGCGGCGACCGCGGCGGCCCAGGCCGCCGTCGACGACGCCGTGGACGCCGTCGCCGGGGACATGGGACGTATGAAGGCCGTCTACAGCCTTCTCGGAGTACCGGCCGGAACCACCCGGATGGCCATGGAGCCGCCGTCGAAGGAGGTACTTGCCCGACTGGCCCAGGTCGTCGAGCGGTACGCGTAG
- a CDS encoding phosphoglycerate dehydrogenase: MRGTVSDPAVGRGRTVLVGPVRYEELCGSGRRLLVDAGFTLIENRTTAPWAPHDLEPLLPSADAAICGVEEYDAAMLAKAPGLRVISRLGVGLDNVDLTAARERGIDVVNAPGGNAAAVAELAVGLILSVLRRIPTMDRDIRAGRWDRYAGNELAGKTVGLVGFGATARLLARRLAGFDVTLLAFDPRPDPGKAAELRVRLTSLDEVVERADVLSLHAPHTPRTHHLVDAGLLGRMRPGAVLVNTSRGGLVDETALRAALESGRLAGAGLDVFGTEPTTAGHPLLRLANVVATPHAAADSEEAYERIGLSSAQAVIDVFAGRTPVSLAN, from the coding sequence ATGAGGGGAACGGTGTCCGATCCGGCGGTGGGCCGGGGCAGGACCGTGCTGGTGGGCCCGGTTCGTTACGAGGAACTCTGCGGCTCCGGCCGACGCCTCCTGGTCGACGCGGGTTTCACCCTGATCGAGAACCGGACCACGGCGCCCTGGGCCCCGCACGACCTCGAACCCCTGCTGCCCTCGGCCGACGCGGCGATCTGCGGAGTCGAGGAGTACGACGCCGCCATGCTCGCCAAGGCGCCCGGGCTCCGTGTCATCTCACGGCTGGGAGTAGGGCTGGACAACGTGGACCTCACGGCCGCCCGCGAACGAGGCATCGACGTCGTCAACGCGCCGGGTGGCAACGCCGCGGCCGTCGCCGAACTGGCGGTCGGGCTGATCCTCTCCGTACTGCGCAGAATACCGACCATGGACCGCGACATCAGGGCGGGCCGCTGGGACCGGTACGCGGGCAACGAACTCGCGGGAAAGACCGTGGGACTCGTCGGATTCGGCGCGACGGCCCGGCTGCTGGCCAGACGGCTGGCGGGCTTCGACGTCACCCTGCTGGCCTTCGACCCCCGGCCGGACCCGGGCAAAGCGGCCGAACTGCGGGTGCGGCTCACCTCGTTGGACGAGGTCGTCGAACGAGCCGACGTCCTGAGTCTGCACGCCCCGCACACACCCCGCACACACCACCTGGTCGACGCCGGACTCCTCGGCAGGATGCGCCCGGGAGCGGTGCTCGTCAACACCAGCCGCGGCGGTCTCGTCGACGAGACCGCGCTCCGCGCGGCGCTGGAATCGGGCCGCCTGGCAGGAGCCGGTCTGGACGTCTTCGGGACGGAGCCGACCACGGCCGGCCATCCGCTGCTGCGCCTCGCGAACGTGGTGGCGACACCGCACGCGGCCGCGGACAGCGAGGAGGCGTACGAGCGGATCGGTCTCTCGTCCGCCCAGGCCGTCATCGACGTCTTCGCGGGACGTACACCGGTCAGCCTCGCGAACTGA
- a CDS encoding Ldh family oxidoreductase produces the protein MRLQERVTSVLQHLGADADIAAEVARHLLRAEASGHASHGILRLPQYQDEIARGIIDPSARPEVTRDEGVALLIDARRGFGHYSTSVATDLLARRALEHGMAMASIRNTTHIGRLGEYTERLNAQGLLSIITVGAAGPGIGSMAPFGTRSGPFLNSNPFAIGVPGKGQDFVFDGSMSNIAEGKVHAARDRRSGLPEGAILDRDGRPTTDPGDFYAGGTLTPLGGSLAGHKGYGLALAAALLGGLAHADGSPADVTGIAATSGAREGSPRIGGVTLLAFDPRRFGSEDGSYQSGVGSVLQALTGAGAVVPGEFEARKRANARETEPEPRAEETLALLESQFAKAVER, from the coding sequence GTGCGACTGCAAGAACGAGTCACCTCCGTCCTCCAGCACCTCGGCGCCGACGCGGACATCGCCGCCGAAGTGGCCCGCCATCTCCTCAGGGCCGAGGCGTCCGGGCACGCCTCGCACGGCATCCTCCGCCTCCCGCAGTACCAGGACGAGATCGCCCGTGGCATCATCGACCCCTCCGCGAGGCCCGAGGTGACCCGCGACGAGGGTGTCGCCCTGCTCATCGACGCCCGCCGCGGATTCGGCCACTACTCCACATCCGTGGCCACGGACCTGCTGGCCCGGCGTGCCCTGGAGCACGGGATGGCCATGGCCTCGATACGCAACACCACCCACATCGGGCGGCTGGGGGAATACACCGAACGCCTCAACGCCCAGGGCCTGCTGTCCATCATCACGGTCGGCGCGGCCGGGCCCGGCATCGGCTCGATGGCCCCGTTCGGCACCCGGTCGGGTCCGTTCCTGAACTCCAATCCCTTCGCCATCGGGGTTCCGGGAAAGGGCCAGGACTTCGTCTTCGACGGATCGATGTCCAACATCGCCGAAGGCAAGGTCCACGCGGCTCGCGACCGCCGGAGCGGCCTTCCGGAAGGAGCCATCCTCGACCGCGACGGCCGGCCCACCACGGATCCGGGCGACTTCTACGCCGGTGGCACACTCACACCGCTCGGTGGCAGCCTGGCCGGCCACAAGGGCTACGGACTGGCACTCGCGGCCGCGCTGCTGGGCGGGCTGGCCCACGCCGACGGGTCGCCGGCCGATGTGACCGGAATCGCCGCCACCTCGGGGGCGCGGGAGGGCTCGCCCCGTATCGGAGGCGTCACCCTGCTGGCCTTCGACCCGCGGAGGTTCGGCAGCGAGGACGGCAGCTACCAGAGCGGTGTCGGATCGGTGCTCCAGGCCCTGACCGGCGCCGGCGCGGTGGTGCCCGGCGAGTTCGAGGCGCGCAAGCGCGCGAACGCCCGGGAGACGGAACCGGAACCAAGGGCGGAAGAGACGTTGGCACTTCTGGAGAGCCAGTTCGCGAAGGCGGTGGAGCGATGA
- a CDS encoding carbohydrate ABC transporter permease, producing the protein MKSSPLKTAFLYTVLVAMSVVALFPIYWMLNTSLKSNAEIYRIDPTFWPETFTLESYRKLFEGPFPTQIGNSLLVGFVVSVLSIAVSVFAAYAIARMRFRGRKAISKSVLYAYLMPRAVLFIPLYMLVSRLQLADSLWALVLVYPTITIPYATWILVPYFASVPVELEEAAMIDGAGRLRAMLQITLPLSAPAIAATTVFSFTLCWSEYLYGLVMINSFDKKTIPLGLADMINGDVFAWGPLMGGAVIATLPIVALYLAANRWMVSGLALGGVK; encoded by the coding sequence ATGAAGAGTTCACCGCTGAAGACAGCGTTCCTGTACACCGTGCTGGTCGCGATGAGTGTGGTGGCGCTTTTCCCGATCTACTGGATGCTGAACACCTCGCTCAAGTCCAACGCCGAGATCTACCGGATCGACCCGACGTTCTGGCCCGAGACCTTCACTCTTGAGTCGTACCGGAAGCTGTTCGAAGGGCCGTTCCCCACCCAGATCGGGAACAGCCTCCTGGTCGGCTTCGTCGTCTCCGTCCTGTCGATCGCCGTCAGCGTCTTCGCGGCGTACGCCATCGCGCGGATGAGGTTCCGGGGGCGCAAGGCCATCTCCAAGAGTGTCCTCTACGCGTACCTCATGCCGCGGGCCGTCCTGTTCATCCCGCTGTACATGCTGGTCTCCCGGCTCCAGCTGGCGGACTCGCTCTGGGCGCTGGTGCTGGTCTACCCGACGATCACCATCCCCTACGCGACATGGATCCTGGTTCCGTACTTCGCCTCCGTCCCGGTCGAACTGGAGGAGGCCGCCATGATCGACGGAGCCGGCCGGCTCCGGGCGATGCTCCAGATCACCCTTCCCCTGTCGGCCCCGGCCATCGCGGCGACCACGGTCTTCAGCTTCACCCTGTGCTGGAGCGAGTACCTCTACGGCCTCGTCATGATCAATTCCTTTGACAAGAAGACGATCCCGCTGGGCCTGGCCGACATGATCAACGGCGATGTCTTCGCCTGGGGCCCCCTCATGGGAGGGGCCGTCATCGCCACACTGCCGATCGTGGCGCTCTATCTGGCGGCCAACCGGTGGATGGTCAGCGGACTGGCGCTCGGGGGCGTCAAATGA
- a CDS encoding carbohydrate ABC transporter permease has product MTLYLVLIMALPLLWAVWISFTDKRVGAPGELIGFTNYTDVLTDPLFWRTAWNTLVFTLGAVVLKLIFGMAMALALNERFRGRALFRVLLFLPWTVPTIVSVFAWQWMFSDVGGAFNAILRGVGLADEPVPWLTDPKMAMLSVIAVNVWRGTPFIGIALLAGLSAVSQEQYEAARVDGTNVFQRFLHITLPSIRNVAMLAAVITTIWTLNDFEIIWLLTRGGPADATQVFSTLSYTIGFQNLDIAKATTISILSIPPLIVLINYVTKRTLKDQD; this is encoded by the coding sequence ATGACCCTGTACTTGGTCCTGATCATGGCCCTGCCCCTGCTGTGGGCGGTGTGGATCAGCTTCACCGACAAACGGGTCGGGGCGCCCGGCGAGCTGATCGGATTCACCAACTACACCGATGTCCTGACGGATCCGCTGTTCTGGCGGACGGCCTGGAACACCCTGGTGTTCACCCTGGGTGCCGTGGTCCTGAAGCTGATCTTCGGCATGGCCATGGCGCTGGCGCTCAATGAACGCTTCCGGGGACGCGCCCTGTTCCGGGTGCTGCTCTTCCTGCCCTGGACGGTCCCGACCATCGTCTCGGTGTTCGCGTGGCAGTGGATGTTCTCGGACGTCGGCGGCGCCTTCAACGCGATCCTGCGCGGTGTCGGACTGGCGGACGAACCCGTCCCGTGGCTCACCGATCCCAAGATGGCGATGCTGTCGGTCATCGCGGTCAACGTGTGGCGGGGAACCCCGTTCATCGGCATCGCCCTGCTGGCCGGCCTCTCCGCGGTGTCCCAGGAGCAGTACGAGGCCGCCCGCGTGGACGGTACCAACGTCTTCCAGCGCTTCCTGCACATCACGCTGCCGTCGATCCGGAACGTCGCGATGCTGGCGGCGGTCATCACCACCATCTGGACGCTCAACGACTTCGAGATCATCTGGCTGCTGACCCGGGGCGGCCCGGCCGACGCCACGCAGGTGTTCTCCACCCTCAGCTACACGATCGGGTTCCAGAACCTCGACATCGCCAAGGCGACGACCATCTCGATCCTGTCGATTCCCCCGCTGATCGTCCTCATCAACTACGTGACCAAGCGGACTCTGAAGGACCAGGACTGA
- a CDS encoding ABC transporter substrate-binding protein: MPRTMKSRVGAAGFVMLTIAGALSGCSSSDTAGGGKGSITVWMKKQLVDEQNTEFVKRAQEYGKAHDVNVKVEIIAYEDFYPKWAGALESGNVPDVSFFGYQEVGQFYAQKALRNVTSLSDRVEKANGTISDTLKKPVTFDGAMYAIPAWAEAQVLIYRKDLLEAAGVRSAPDTWEQFRTDAAKVTDKGKGVYGAGVGYGQKNSDAEFWTRALTWSYGGSLDASPADAAGTGPANVRAAQLIKGVFDDGSAPRDALNWDDAGNNRSYLSGQSAMVFNSGSLLQTLRAEAPQIYEKTGVTPFPAGPEGTVSPGIMNTFGIFAKARNPEGGSDLISYMLQKDWYTKWTDLGAPLAIPVFDELRSSGVWAEEPNKAFADSVTGATFLGSPSQYSPAAGQIYNDRLVNKTFQEILINKVDPAKALAALRESADQSYAK, translated from the coding sequence ATGCCCCGGACAATGAAGTCTCGTGTCGGCGCGGCCGGTTTCGTGATGCTGACGATCGCGGGAGCGCTCTCCGGCTGCTCGTCCTCCGACACGGCCGGCGGCGGCAAGGGTTCGATCACCGTCTGGATGAAGAAGCAGCTCGTCGACGAGCAGAACACCGAGTTCGTCAAGCGCGCACAGGAGTACGGCAAGGCCCACGATGTGAACGTCAAGGTCGAGATCATCGCGTACGAGGACTTCTACCCGAAGTGGGCCGGGGCCCTGGAGTCCGGCAACGTGCCCGACGTCTCCTTCTTCGGGTACCAGGAAGTCGGGCAGTTCTACGCCCAGAAGGCGCTGCGGAACGTCACCTCCCTGTCCGACCGGGTCGAGAAGGCCAACGGCACGATCTCGGACACCCTCAAGAAGCCGGTGACCTTCGACGGCGCCATGTACGCCATCCCGGCGTGGGCGGAGGCACAGGTCCTGATCTACCGCAAGGACCTATTGGAGGCCGCGGGAGTCAGGAGCGCCCCGGACACCTGGGAGCAGTTCAGAACCGATGCCGCGAAGGTGACGGACAAGGGCAAGGGCGTCTACGGCGCCGGTGTCGGCTACGGCCAGAAGAACAGCGACGCGGAGTTCTGGACCCGTGCCCTCACCTGGTCCTACGGAGGCAGCCTGGACGCCTCTCCGGCCGACGCGGCCGGCACCGGACCGGCCAACGTCCGGGCAGCCCAGCTGATCAAGGGCGTCTTCGACGACGGCTCCGCCCCGCGTGACGCGCTGAACTGGGACGACGCCGGAAACAACCGGTCGTACCTGTCGGGGCAGTCGGCCATGGTGTTCAACTCGGGCAGCCTGCTCCAGACGCTGCGGGCGGAAGCACCGCAGATCTACGAGAAGACCGGTGTCACCCCGTTCCCCGCCGGGCCGGAGGGCACGGTCTCGCCGGGCATCATGAACACCTTCGGCATCTTCGCCAAGGCCAGAAACCCTGAGGGCGGATCGGACCTCATCTCCTACATGCTCCAGAAGGACTGGTACACGAAGTGGACCGACCTCGGCGCGCCGTTGGCCATCCCGGTCTTCGACGAGTTGCGTTCGAGCGGTGTGTGGGCCGAGGAGCCGAACAAGGCGTTCGCCGACTCGGTGACCGGGGCCACGTTCCTGGGCTCGCCGAGCCAGTACAGCCCGGCGGCCGGTCAGATCTACAACGACCGGCTGGTCAACAAGACGTTCCAGGAAATCCTGATCAACAAGGTGGACCCCGCCAAGGCGCTGGCGGCCCTGCGCGAGTCCGCCGACCAGTCCTACGCGAAGTAG
- a CDS encoding GntR family transcriptional regulator, translating to MTAATPIRQGSLGDRIADDLRVRIISGTLRPGTHLVEGVLADEYDVSRAPVREALQRLAGERLVRDGRRRGVLVVGLTAADIDELYSLRLALEQLAYERAITCDGPETRWDAARAAIEEMRAAATSQDGARFGEADLAFHQNFYRIADHGRLEAFWDQYRPTFSALFGISIRPVADLQRSVDEHVTLLALALEGEIEGGKRELRLHLARAREVMIQAVLPGDLS from the coding sequence ATGACCGCAGCAACGCCGATCCGACAGGGGTCGTTGGGGGACCGGATCGCAGACGACCTGCGCGTTCGCATCATCAGCGGGACGCTGCGACCCGGAACGCACCTGGTCGAAGGGGTGCTCGCCGACGAGTACGACGTCAGCCGCGCCCCTGTCCGGGAGGCTCTCCAGCGCCTCGCCGGCGAGAGGCTGGTGCGCGACGGTCGACGGCGTGGAGTGCTCGTGGTCGGGTTGACGGCCGCGGACATCGACGAGCTGTACTCGCTGAGGCTGGCACTGGAGCAACTGGCCTACGAGCGCGCTATCACCTGCGACGGTCCTGAGACGAGATGGGACGCCGCGCGAGCCGCGATAGAGGAGATGCGGGCGGCCGCGACCAGCCAGGACGGCGCCCGCTTCGGCGAGGCGGACCTCGCCTTCCATCAGAACTTCTACCGCATCGCGGACCACGGCCGTCTGGAGGCGTTCTGGGACCAGTACCGACCGACGTTCTCCGCGCTGTTCGGCATCTCGATCCGCCCCGTCGCCGATCTCCAGCGCTCGGTCGACGAGCACGTCACCTTGCTGGCACTCGCCCTCGAAGGTGAGATCGAAGGAGGCAAGCGTGAGCTGCGCCTGCATCTCGCGCGGGCTCGCGAGGTCATGATCCAGGCGGTGCTGCCGGGCGATTTAAGCTGA
- a CDS encoding MFS transporter, which translates to MSGDPETATRRTRTRSGEGAAPVPPRGVVLLFAVACGAAVANVYFSQPLLVTMGHDLAMSPALVGSVVTLTHVGYGLGLFFLVPLGDVADRRRLIVAQLLLLVVALAVVSTARTAAVLLAGMAATGLLAVVTQTLVAFAASLAPPAGRGRVVGLVTSGVVIGILLARTASGLLADLAGWRSVYLASASLIALLSLVLYRVLPRHNGTPPVPLRYGQLLRSTITLFARERLLRLRALFGLLVFAAFSTLWSSVALPLSEAPYFWSHSAIGALGLIGAAGALAATAAGRLNDRGLSRHTTGIALALLAASWLPLAFTRSSLWALVVGVILLYLAVQAVHVTNQTLIYALHPDAGSRLIGGYMVFYAIGSATGAIAATALYTAAGWGAVCALGATFSCLGLVLWVFTRHSTPDPTAKAT; encoded by the coding sequence ATGTCCGGCGACCCTGAGACCGCGACACGACGGACCAGGACCCGAAGCGGGGAAGGCGCCGCGCCCGTCCCGCCCCGCGGTGTCGTCCTCCTGTTCGCCGTCGCCTGCGGGGCGGCGGTGGCCAACGTCTACTTCTCCCAGCCGCTCCTGGTGACCATGGGGCACGACCTCGCCATGAGCCCGGCGCTGGTCGGCAGCGTGGTCACCCTCACGCATGTCGGATACGGGCTGGGGCTCTTCTTCCTCGTACCACTGGGCGACGTGGCCGACCGCAGACGGCTCATCGTCGCCCAGTTGCTGCTTCTGGTGGTGGCGCTGGCCGTGGTGTCCACCGCCCGTACGGCGGCGGTCCTGCTCGCGGGCATGGCCGCGACGGGGCTGCTCGCGGTCGTCACACAGACACTCGTCGCCTTCGCGGCGTCACTGGCCCCTCCCGCCGGGCGCGGACGGGTCGTCGGTCTGGTCACCAGCGGCGTGGTCATCGGAATCCTGCTCGCCCGCACGGCGTCCGGCCTCCTCGCCGATCTCGCGGGCTGGCGCTCCGTCTACCTCGCCTCGGCGTCACTCATCGCCCTGCTCTCCCTGGTCCTGTACCGCGTACTGCCACGTCACAACGGCACTCCGCCGGTACCGCTGCGCTACGGACAGCTCCTGCGCTCCACGATCACCCTGTTCGCACGGGAACGACTGCTCCGGCTCCGCGCCCTGTTCGGCCTGCTGGTCTTCGCGGCCTTCAGCACTCTGTGGAGCAGCGTCGCGCTGCCGCTCAGCGAGGCCCCGTACTTCTGGTCCCACAGCGCGATCGGGGCGCTGGGGCTGATCGGTGCCGCCGGCGCCCTGGCCGCGACCGCGGCCGGCCGGCTGAACGACCGCGGACTCTCCCGGCACACCACGGGCATCGCCCTGGCTCTGCTCGCCGCCTCGTGGCTGCCCTTGGCCTTCACCCGTAGCTCGCTCTGGGCCCTGGTCGTCGGGGTGATCCTTCTCTATCTCGCCGTGCAGGCGGTCCATGTCACCAACCAGACCCTCATCTACGCCCTGCATCCGGACGCGGGCAGCCGGCTCATCGGCGGATACATGGTCTTCTACGCCATCGGCAGCGCCACCGGCGCCATCGCCGCGACCGCCCTCTACACGGCGGCCGGCTGGGGCGCCGTCTGCGCACTCGGTGCCACGTTCAGCTGCCTCGGGCTCGTGCTGTGGGTGTTCACTCGACACAGCACCCCGGACCCCACCGCGAAAGCGACCTGA
- a CDS encoding RlpA-like double-psi beta-barrel domain-containing protein: MSRFANVIKGSIRSRAVLAGIASVLAVGATGITAGPAAAADDGASVQYVHYGDGTYYNTGLGACGWRNNDSQLVVAISQRWYGTAPNPNNSAACGKQLKVRGPLGVVYVTIVDKCMGCATDDLDLSPAAFRKIANISQGRVSIRWVWA, translated from the coding sequence TTGTCCCGCTTTGCGAACGTCATCAAGGGAAGTATCCGCAGCCGTGCCGTACTGGCCGGCATCGCCTCCGTGCTGGCCGTGGGAGCCACCGGTATCACCGCTGGTCCCGCCGCCGCCGCGGACGACGGTGCGTCGGTTCAGTACGTCCACTACGGGGACGGCACGTACTACAACACCGGACTCGGCGCCTGCGGGTGGAGGAACAACGACAGCCAGCTGGTCGTGGCCATCTCACAGCGGTGGTACGGCACCGCTCCCAACCCCAACAACTCGGCCGCGTGCGGCAAGCAGCTGAAAGTCCGCGGCCCGCTCGGTGTGGTGTACGTGACGATCGTCGACAAGTGCATGGGCTGTGCGACGGACGACCTGGATCTCAGCCCCGCCGCCTTCCGCAAGATAGCGAACATCAGCCAGGGCCGGGTGTCCATCCGTTGGGTCTGGGCGTAG
- a CDS encoding serine hydrolase domain-containing protein — MDSDAVRGVGRRRLFGWGGLAAAGAVAGGMPLVGARIAHADPAPTDSYGDDRIPGDTLPGGAYDRYVAGLAAEGRFSGVVLLSHRGRTVLSRSYGMADSEKGIPHREDTAFSLSSAGKPFHAVAVLQLAQRGRLRLSDTVGTHLTGFAEDIAGQVTIHHLLSGTSGLDSPDEDVRRVFHSREEVREYYERRARQARLVGVPGTPGTGHAEAEVTIAALIVEAVAGTTYWDYVEENIFERCGMTGSAFRTRPQWLTDPHIAHPYMELADGSVVDALRDLDQGSGSPYTRGKNPGRAFIDAPGDGGFATAPDLVRFARALTDGTVLDRPWADVLFGAKIPRGRTSFGAYGLAVGIVNGQWEYQRAGGNPGVGANWSVYPYTGWVAVTLINRDSDNLADILRQQTQAITGAAPSGGAGG; from the coding sequence ATGGACTCGGACGCGGTACGGGGCGTCGGCCGGCGGCGGCTGTTCGGATGGGGCGGGCTGGCCGCCGCCGGCGCGGTGGCGGGCGGTATGCCGCTGGTGGGCGCCCGGATCGCCCACGCCGACCCGGCTCCCACCGATTCGTACGGGGACGACCGGATCCCGGGGGACACCCTGCCCGGTGGAGCCTACGACCGGTACGTGGCGGGGCTGGCCGCCGAGGGCAGGTTCTCCGGTGTGGTGCTGCTGTCGCACCGGGGCCGCACGGTCCTGTCCCGCAGCTACGGGATGGCCGACAGCGAGAAGGGGATCCCCCACCGCGAGGACACCGCGTTCAGCCTCAGCTCGGCGGGCAAGCCGTTCCACGCGGTGGCCGTCCTGCAACTGGCGCAGCGGGGCAGGCTGCGGCTGTCGGACACGGTGGGCACCCACCTGACCGGCTTCGCCGAGGACATCGCCGGGCAGGTGACCATCCACCACCTGCTGTCCGGCACCTCCGGGCTGGATTCCCCGGACGAGGACGTGCGACGCGTCTTCCACAGCCGGGAGGAGGTGCGCGAGTACTACGAGCGGCGGGCCCGGCAGGCGAGACTGGTGGGCGTCCCGGGCACTCCCGGCACCGGCCACGCGGAGGCTGAGGTCACCATCGCCGCGCTGATCGTGGAGGCCGTGGCCGGCACGACGTACTGGGACTACGTCGAGGAGAACATCTTCGAGCGCTGCGGCATGACCGGCTCGGCGTTCCGCACCAGGCCGCAGTGGCTCACCGACCCGCACATCGCGCACCCGTACATGGAACTGGCCGACGGCAGCGTCGTGGACGCGCTCCGCGACCTGGACCAAGGCAGCGGGTCCCCGTACACACGCGGCAAGAACCCGGGCCGCGCCTTCATCGACGCCCCCGGGGACGGCGGCTTCGCCACCGCGCCGGATCTGGTCCGGTTCGCGCGGGCGCTGACCGACGGTACGGTGCTGGACCGGCCCTGGGCCGATGTGCTATTCGGGGCCAAGATCCCCCGCGGGCGGACGTCGTTCGGTGCGTACGGGCTCGCGGTCGGCATCGTCAATGGCCAGTGGGAGTACCAGCGTGCCGGGGGAAACCCCGGTGTCGGCGCCAACTGGAGCGTCTATCCGTACACCGGCTGGGTCGCCGTCACCCTCATCAACCGCGACTCCGACAATCTGGCGGACATCCTCAGGCAGCAGACACAGGCCATCACCGGCGCCGCGCCCTCCGGCGGGGCGGGCGGCTGA